The Macaca nemestrina isolate mMacNem1 chromosome 12, mMacNem.hap1, whole genome shotgun sequence genome contains a region encoding:
- the LOC105468880 gene encoding frizzled-4 isoform X2 produces MAWRGAGPSVPGAPGGVGISLGLLLQLLLLLGPARGFGDEEERRCDPIRISMCQNLGYNVTKMPNLVGHELQTDAELQLTTFTPLIQYGCSSQLQFFLCSVYVPMCTEKINIPIGPCGGMCLSVKRRCEPVLKEFGFAWPESLNCSKFPPQNDHNHMCMEGPGDEEVPLPHKTPIQPGEECHSVGTNSDQYIWVKRSLNCVLKCGYDAGLYSRSAKEFTDIWMAVWASLCFISTAFTVLTFLIDSSRFSYPERPIIFLSMCYNIYSIAYIVRLTVGRERISCDFEEAAEPVLIQEGLKNTGCAIIFLLMYFFGMASSIWWVILTLTWFLAAGLKWGHEAIEMHSSYFHIAAWAIPAVKTIVILIMRLVDADELTGLCYVGNQNLDALTGFVVAPLFTYLVIGTLFIAAGLVALFKIRSNLQKDGTKTDKLERLMVKIGVFSVLYTVPATCVIACYFYEISNWALFRYSADDSNMAVEMLKIFMSLLVGITSGMWIWSAKTLHTWQKCSNRLVNSGKVTSGPRF; encoded by the exons ATGGCCTGGCGGGGCGCAGGGCCGAGCGTCCCGGGGGCGCCCGGGGGCGTCGGTATCAGTCTGGGGTTGCTGCTGCAGTTGCTGCTGCTCCTGGGGCCGGCGCGGGGCTTCGGGGACGAGGAGGAGCGGCGCTGCGACCCCATCCGCATCTCCATGTGCCAGAACCTCGGCTACAACGTGACCAAGATGCCCAACCTGGTGGGGCACGAGCTTCAGACGGACGCCGAGCTGCAGCTGACAACTTTCACACCGCTCATCCAGTACGGCTGCTCCAGCCAGCTGCAG TTCTTcctttgttctgtttatgtgccaaTGTGCACAGAGAAGATCAACATCCCCATTGGCCCGTGCGGCGGCATGTGCCTTTCAGTCAAGAGACGCTGTGAACCCGTCCTGAAGGAATTTGGATTTGCCTGGCCAGAGAGTCTGAACTGCAGCAAATTCCCACCACAGAACGACCACAACCACATGTGCATGGAAGGGCCAGGTGATGAAGAGGTGCCCTTACCTCACAAAACCCCCATCCAGCCTGGGGAAGAGTGTCACTCTGTGGGAACCAATTCTGATCAGTACATCTGGGTGAAAAGGAGCCTGAACTGTGTTCTCAAATGTGGCTATGATGCTGGCTTATACAGCCGCTCAGCCAAGGAGTTCACCGATATCTGGATGGCTGTGTGGGCCAGCCTGTGCTTCATTTCCACTGCCTTCACAGTACTGACCTTCCTGATCGattcttctaggttttcctaCCCTGAGCGCCCCATCATATTTCTCAGTATGTGCTATAATATTTATAGCATTGCTTATATTGTCAGGCTGACTGTAGGCCGGGAAAGGATATCCTGTGATTTTGAAGAGGCAGCAGAACCTGTTCTCATCCAAGAAGGACTTAAGAACACAGGATGTGCAATAATTTTCTTGCTGATGTACTTTTTTGGAATGGCCAGCTCCATTTGGTGGGTTATTCTGACACTCACTTGGTTTTTGGCAGCAGGACTCAAATGGGGCCATGAAGCCATTGAAATGCACAGCTCTTATTTCCACATTGCAGCCTGGGCCATCCCCGCAGTGAAAACCATTGTCATCTTGATTATGAGACTGGTGGATGCAGATGAACTGACTGGCCTGTGCTATGTTGGAAACCAAAATCTCGATGCGCTCACCGGGTTCGTGGTGGCTCCCCTCTTTACTTATTTGGTGATTGGAACTTTGTTCATTGCTGCAGGTTTGGTGGCCTTGTTCAAAATTCGGTCAAATCTTCAAAAGGATGGGACAAAGACAGACAAGTTAGAAAGACTGATGGTCAAGATCGGGGTGTTCTCAGTACTGTACACAGTTCCTGCAACGTGTGTGATTGCCTGTTACTTTTATGAAATCTCCAACTGGGCACTCTTTCGGTATTCTGCAGATGATTCCAACATGGCTGTTGaaatgttgaaaatttttatgtctttgctgGTGGGCATCACTTCAGGCATGTGGATTTGGTCTGCCAAAACTCTTCACACGTGGCAGAAGTGTTCCAACAGATTGGTGAATTCTGGAAag
- the LOC105468880 gene encoding frizzled-4 isoform X1, with amino-acid sequence MAWRGAGPSVPGAPGGVGISLGLLLQLLLLLGPARGFGDEEERRCDPIRISMCQNLGYNVTKMPNLVGHELQTDAELQLTTFTPLIQYGCSSQLQFFLCSVYVPMCTEKINIPIGPCGGMCLSVKRRCEPVLKEFGFAWPESLNCSKFPPQNDHNHMCMEGPGDEEVPLPHKTPIQPGEECHSVGTNSDQYIWVKRSLNCVLKCGYDAGLYSRSAKEFTDIWMAVWASLCFISTAFTVLTFLIDSSRFSYPERPIIFLSMCYNIYSIAYIVRLTVGRERISCDFEEAAEPVLIQEGLKNTGCAIIFLLMYFFGMASSIWWVILTLTWFLAAGLKWGHEAIEMHSSYFHIAAWAIPAVKTIVILIMRLVDADELTGLCYVGNQNLDALTGFVVAPLFTYLVIGTLFIAAGLVALFKIRSNLQKDGTKTDKLERLMVKIGVFSVLYTVPATCVIACYFYEISNWALFRYSADDSNMAVEMLKIFMSLLVGITSGMWIWSAKTLHTWQKCSNRLVNSGKVKREKRGNGWVKPGKGNETVV; translated from the exons ATGGCCTGGCGGGGCGCAGGGCCGAGCGTCCCGGGGGCGCCCGGGGGCGTCGGTATCAGTCTGGGGTTGCTGCTGCAGTTGCTGCTGCTCCTGGGGCCGGCGCGGGGCTTCGGGGACGAGGAGGAGCGGCGCTGCGACCCCATCCGCATCTCCATGTGCCAGAACCTCGGCTACAACGTGACCAAGATGCCCAACCTGGTGGGGCACGAGCTTCAGACGGACGCCGAGCTGCAGCTGACAACTTTCACACCGCTCATCCAGTACGGCTGCTCCAGCCAGCTGCAG TTCTTcctttgttctgtttatgtgccaaTGTGCACAGAGAAGATCAACATCCCCATTGGCCCGTGCGGCGGCATGTGCCTTTCAGTCAAGAGACGCTGTGAACCCGTCCTGAAGGAATTTGGATTTGCCTGGCCAGAGAGTCTGAACTGCAGCAAATTCCCACCACAGAACGACCACAACCACATGTGCATGGAAGGGCCAGGTGATGAAGAGGTGCCCTTACCTCACAAAACCCCCATCCAGCCTGGGGAAGAGTGTCACTCTGTGGGAACCAATTCTGATCAGTACATCTGGGTGAAAAGGAGCCTGAACTGTGTTCTCAAATGTGGCTATGATGCTGGCTTATACAGCCGCTCAGCCAAGGAGTTCACCGATATCTGGATGGCTGTGTGGGCCAGCCTGTGCTTCATTTCCACTGCCTTCACAGTACTGACCTTCCTGATCGattcttctaggttttcctaCCCTGAGCGCCCCATCATATTTCTCAGTATGTGCTATAATATTTATAGCATTGCTTATATTGTCAGGCTGACTGTAGGCCGGGAAAGGATATCCTGTGATTTTGAAGAGGCAGCAGAACCTGTTCTCATCCAAGAAGGACTTAAGAACACAGGATGTGCAATAATTTTCTTGCTGATGTACTTTTTTGGAATGGCCAGCTCCATTTGGTGGGTTATTCTGACACTCACTTGGTTTTTGGCAGCAGGACTCAAATGGGGCCATGAAGCCATTGAAATGCACAGCTCTTATTTCCACATTGCAGCCTGGGCCATCCCCGCAGTGAAAACCATTGTCATCTTGATTATGAGACTGGTGGATGCAGATGAACTGACTGGCCTGTGCTATGTTGGAAACCAAAATCTCGATGCGCTCACCGGGTTCGTGGTGGCTCCCCTCTTTACTTATTTGGTGATTGGAACTTTGTTCATTGCTGCAGGTTTGGTGGCCTTGTTCAAAATTCGGTCAAATCTTCAAAAGGATGGGACAAAGACAGACAAGTTAGAAAGACTGATGGTCAAGATCGGGGTGTTCTCAGTACTGTACACAGTTCCTGCAACGTGTGTGATTGCCTGTTACTTTTATGAAATCTCCAACTGGGCACTCTTTCGGTATTCTGCAGATGATTCCAACATGGCTGTTGaaatgttgaaaatttttatgtctttgctgGTGGGCATCACTTCAGGCATGTGGATTTGGTCTGCCAAAACTCTTCACACGTGGCAGAAGTGTTCCAACAGATTGGTGAATTCTGGAAaggtaaagagagagaaaagaggaaatggTTGGGTGAAGCCTGGGAAAGGCAATGAGACTGTGGTGTAA
- the LOC105468880 gene encoding frizzled-4 isoform X3, whose product MCQNLGYNVTKMPNLVGHELQTDAELQLTTFTPLIQYGCSSQLQFFLCSVYVPMCTEKINIPIGPCGGMCLSVKRRCEPVLKEFGFAWPESLNCSKFPPQNDHNHMCMEGPGDEEVPLPHKTPIQPGEECHSVGTNSDQYIWVKRSLNCVLKCGYDAGLYSRSAKEFTDIWMAVWASLCFISTAFTVLTFLIDSSRFSYPERPIIFLSMCYNIYSIAYIVRLTVGRERISCDFEEAAEPVLIQEGLKNTGCAIIFLLMYFFGMASSIWWVILTLTWFLAAGLKWGHEAIEMHSSYFHIAAWAIPAVKTIVILIMRLVDADELTGLCYVGNQNLDALTGFVVAPLFTYLVIGTLFIAAGLVALFKIRSNLQKDGTKTDKLERLMVKIGVFSVLYTVPATCVIACYFYEISNWALFRYSADDSNMAVEMLKIFMSLLVGITSGMWIWSAKTLHTWQKCSNRLVNSGKVKREKRGNGWVKPGKGNETVV is encoded by the exons ATGTGCCAGAACCTCGGCTACAACGTGACCAAGATGCCCAACCTGGTGGGGCACGAGCTTCAGACGGACGCCGAGCTGCAGCTGACAACTTTCACACCGCTCATCCAGTACGGCTGCTCCAGCCAGCTGCAG TTCTTcctttgttctgtttatgtgccaaTGTGCACAGAGAAGATCAACATCCCCATTGGCCCGTGCGGCGGCATGTGCCTTTCAGTCAAGAGACGCTGTGAACCCGTCCTGAAGGAATTTGGATTTGCCTGGCCAGAGAGTCTGAACTGCAGCAAATTCCCACCACAGAACGACCACAACCACATGTGCATGGAAGGGCCAGGTGATGAAGAGGTGCCCTTACCTCACAAAACCCCCATCCAGCCTGGGGAAGAGTGTCACTCTGTGGGAACCAATTCTGATCAGTACATCTGGGTGAAAAGGAGCCTGAACTGTGTTCTCAAATGTGGCTATGATGCTGGCTTATACAGCCGCTCAGCCAAGGAGTTCACCGATATCTGGATGGCTGTGTGGGCCAGCCTGTGCTTCATTTCCACTGCCTTCACAGTACTGACCTTCCTGATCGattcttctaggttttcctaCCCTGAGCGCCCCATCATATTTCTCAGTATGTGCTATAATATTTATAGCATTGCTTATATTGTCAGGCTGACTGTAGGCCGGGAAAGGATATCCTGTGATTTTGAAGAGGCAGCAGAACCTGTTCTCATCCAAGAAGGACTTAAGAACACAGGATGTGCAATAATTTTCTTGCTGATGTACTTTTTTGGAATGGCCAGCTCCATTTGGTGGGTTATTCTGACACTCACTTGGTTTTTGGCAGCAGGACTCAAATGGGGCCATGAAGCCATTGAAATGCACAGCTCTTATTTCCACATTGCAGCCTGGGCCATCCCCGCAGTGAAAACCATTGTCATCTTGATTATGAGACTGGTGGATGCAGATGAACTGACTGGCCTGTGCTATGTTGGAAACCAAAATCTCGATGCGCTCACCGGGTTCGTGGTGGCTCCCCTCTTTACTTATTTGGTGATTGGAACTTTGTTCATTGCTGCAGGTTTGGTGGCCTTGTTCAAAATTCGGTCAAATCTTCAAAAGGATGGGACAAAGACAGACAAGTTAGAAAGACTGATGGTCAAGATCGGGGTGTTCTCAGTACTGTACACAGTTCCTGCAACGTGTGTGATTGCCTGTTACTTTTATGAAATCTCCAACTGGGCACTCTTTCGGTATTCTGCAGATGATTCCAACATGGCTGTTGaaatgttgaaaatttttatgtctttgctgGTGGGCATCACTTCAGGCATGTGGATTTGGTCTGCCAAAACTCTTCACACGTGGCAGAAGTGTTCCAACAGATTGGTGAATTCTGGAAaggtaaagagagagaaaagaggaaatggTTGGGTGAAGCCTGGGAAAGGCAATGAGACTGTGGTGTAA